GCAAGCCAAAGACCGATCCCGTGCTCGGAGCCCGCGGCCCCCTGCTGAGATCGTGGCGGAGACAGGCCGCGCGCACATAGGGGATGACGTCCGCTCGCGCGCCGTGCACCGCGGAAGCCAGCCGGGAACACGGATGCTCTTCGCGAGTTGGGATTTCATGTCCCCTCCGAAGTCAAGAGGCTGGCTTACCGAGATTGGCGTTGCCACATCGCGACCGGCCGCATTTGCAATCTTCCTCGTCTACGGGATTGCCTGGATCACGGTCGGCAACGGTCTCGAATGGCATTCCTTCGCCACGCTGGCGACATGGGGCATGACGCTGGTGATCCAGCGCGCCGAGCACCGCGACACCCAGGCGATCCATGCCAAGCTCGATGAGCTGCTCAAGGTCGCGGGCCGCGAGCATGTGATGAAGGTCGATGATGAGGACGCTGAGGAGGTCGAGTCCCGCCGGGAGGAGATTCGGAGAACGGGATAATCCGCCGCGCATCTCGGTTGGGCCGCACGTCGTTGGTCGCGTTCAACTCAGATAGTCAGGCCTGAAGTCCGCAAGCGTGCGCAGCTCGTCGGGCTGCAGCAGCTCGATCTCGCTTCCCTCCCATGCGATCAACCCGCGGTGCCTGAGCTCCTGGATGGTGCGATTGACGTGGACGATGGACAATCCGCAGGCGTCGGCGACGTTCCGTTGCGTCATCGGCATCTGGAAGCAGCCGTCCGTGACGAGGCCGACGACCTCCAGCCGTGCGGCGAGCTCGCAGATCAGATGCGCCACCTTGGGCAGCGCCGCCTGCGCGCCGAGGCGGGCGATCCATTGCCGCGAGATCGCTGCGTCGATCAGCGTCTCGCGCCAGAACGCGCGGGTGAGGTGGATGGAGCCGTCGAGAAGCTGCCGGAGCTGGCCGTGCGCGACGTAGCCGACGATGCTCGACCCGAGGCTGACGAGATCCGCATCCATGGGCGAGACCAGCAGCGTGTGCAGGCAGGGCATGTCGCCGGGCACGTGGAAGGCGAGGATCTGGCTGCGATCGCCGACGATGCGGGCTTGGTAGAGGAAGCCGCTGACGACGAAGACGCAGCGCGAGGCGTCCTCGCCCTGGCGCAGAACGATCTCGCCGTCCGCGACCGGGCGCAGCGTGGAGGGCAGGCCGGCGATCTGCCGGCGTTCGTCTTCGGAAAGACCTTCGATAGCCTGGAGACGCGCGATGAACTTCGGATGCGGCATGAGACCGGATGCGCGCCTCACCGATGGCGCGGCACTTCGACGAAGCGACGCGAGAGCTTCGCGATGGTCCAGTCGGAGACAGGGGTGTCGCGGAACTCACGGATAGCGCGGGCGAGTTCCTGATCCGACATCGGATGGGGCGGCTCCCGCAGCGTGCCGTTCAGGAAGGCGTCGCTGATGCGGTCCAGATGCTCGCTTCGCTCAGATGCGAACAAGTGGCGGATGCGCTCCAGGATCGTAGGGGTCATGCGGGGGCGAGGTCTGTCTTCGGGGGAACGGGATGAGTGCGACCGGGCAGTGTCGCAAGTCGGTTAGCAACCTGTGCTTCCGATGCGAGTTCTAGTCCGCTGAACGCAGGCCGGATGTATCATTTGATAGAGCCGGTGCGATTTTTGAGGTCCGCATGGAAAAGGTCCACGACGTGCTGATCCGGAACCTGTGCGAGCACACAGCGCTGGCCGACGACGATATCGCCGCAATCAAGGCGCTCACCTTCGCGCTGCGCGATCTCGAGCCGAATGAAGATTTCATCCGCCAGGGCGATGAGCCTGAACACTCGGTGCTGGTCGTCTCAGGCACGGTCGCCCGCTACCATCTGCTCGGCAGCGGCCGTCGACAATATCTCGCGTTTCATTTCACCGGCGACCTGCCGGATGCGCAAGGCCTGTTCATCGACGAGATGGATCATGGATTGAGCGCGCTGGGGCCGGCTTCGGTAGCATTCATTCCGCATCGCGAGTTGTTCGCCGCGTTCCGGCGGCGACCGACGTTCGGAATGGCGGTCTGGCGCGAAACTCTGCTCGATGCCGCGATCTTTCGCGAGGCGATCACCAACAACAGCGCCCGGCCGATGCAGATGCGCATGGCGCATCTGTTCTGCGAGCTGTTCTACCGCGCGCGTGCCGCGCAACTCGTCCGCGGCAATCGCTGTCGCATGCCGATCAGCCTGGCGCAGCTCGGCGAGACGCTGGGCATGGCGATCGCGACCGTGAACCGGACCCTCGCTGAACTCAGGCGGAGTGGGGCAATGGATCTTCGCGACGGCGAGCTGATCGTGCTGAAATGGCGCGAGTTGCAGCGGCTCGGTGATTTCAGCCCGGCCTATCTGCACTTGAAGCGTCAGTCGCCGCCGCCGTGAGCGTTCTGCAAGGCTGCGGAGAAGGGAACAACTCTCTTCCGGGCACGTCATTCATGATGAGGAGATGCCCATGAAAGCGCTCATCGCTGCATTCGCGTTTGCCGCCACGACCGGGTCCGCCATCGCCCAGAATACCGGACCCGCTCCGCAGAGCGGCATGGAAAGGCCGGAGAACACCAACGGCGCCACGGAGAAAGGAACCATGGACACCACCGGCATGAATACGAATCGGGCCAATCGGCCCGGCATGAAGGATGTGTCCAAGGGAGAGAACCGGACCGATGGCAAGAAGAGGTAAAGGCGCCAGCGGCGGGTCGGCGCCATCATATTGGCGCTGTTCTTGTTCCGGCTTGCGACCGTCTCAGTCGCGCGCGCAGCAATCGACCAGCGCGCGCCAAATGCGGTCGACCTGCTGGGTCCTGCGAGATTCGAAGGCGGCATCCTCTTCCGCACGCGGCGATGTCGCTGTCCGCCTGTCGCGCGGCTCGATCCAGCGCTCCGAGATCGGATCGTACCATCGGCCCAGGGTCATCACGTCAGTCGCTCCTTCATTGCCCGACGAATGACCAACGCGATCAACGTTCGCGACGTTCCTCATTTGACGCCATCATATTTGCGGCAGGACTGAAACTTTGTTCTTGGCCGGAGAACTACGGGAATCCGGCGCCGGCGGCCGCGCCGGTCTGTGTCGCAGTGAACATACGAAGGTTTGCGATCATCAGCCGGCGTCGCAGAAGACCATCATCCAAGGCGTGCTTCGGGTTTCCCGGCGTTGTCGCTCTTGGCCGCATGCGCGCGGTAGATGTCGATCGCCCTGTTGGCGAGCATCAGCTGCCGGCGTTCGCCGGTCCGAAGCTGCGCTTCGATGGCGTCGAGAATGACGTTGGCGCTCTCGTCCGGAGGACCGAGCTCGCCGCTCTTCTCCAGACAGCTCCAGGCGATGAAGAATGCGCTTTCGACGGTGCATCGGATCGACATGCGCAGCCAACGCAGGCCGGCCGCAGGCGTTCCGTGCGGCGGGCGAGACTTGCGTCGGGCCCGCCGCTCGGCTGTCAGTTCTTCAGCACGATGCGGCCGACGACCTTGCCGGCACGCAGCTCGTCGATCCATTTCTGGACGTCACCCATCGGTTCCTCGCGTATCGGGGTCGGCTTGATCTTGCCGGCGCGGGCCAGCGCCATCAGCTCGTGAGCTTCCGCGAGCGTGCCAACCATGAAGCCCTCGACGGTCATGCGCTTGTAGACCCATTGCACCATCGGCAGCGTGAACTGGCCCCCCATCAAGCCGGAGACCACGATCTTTCCGCCGCGCGCGGCGACCGCGACGGCGAAGGCCATCGACTTCTCGTTGCCGGCAAAATCCACGATCTCGTCGAAGCCGCCCTCGGTCTCCTTGAGGATGCGCTTGATCACGTCTTGCTCGGCGGGATCGTAGGCGACAGCCGCGCCGTTCTTCAGCGCGGTGTCGCGCGCGGCCGGCGAGAGGTCGGCGACCGTGATCGGCTGCTTGAACATCGCCTGCGCGAACGACAGGCCCATCATGCCGACGCCGCCGAGGCCGATCAGCAGCAAATTGCGCTGGCGCGGACGGTCGACCAGGCGCTTGAGCGCGCCGTAAGCGGTGACGCCCGAGCACATCAGGGTCGCGGCCTGATTGACGGGCAGGGGATCGTAGTCGAGCAGATATTTGGCGTCGGGCACCAGCACGTGGGTGGCGAAGCCGCCGTCGATGGAGACGCCGAGGAAGCGCTGCTTGACGCAGAGGTTCTCGTCGCCGTTCTGGCAGTCGCGGCACTGGCCGCAGCCGATCCACGGAAACACGGCTCTCTTCGTGCCGACGAGACCGGCTTCGACATCGGGACCGACTTCGTCGACGACGCCGGCGATCTCGTGGCCGAGCGTGAAGGGCAGCGTCATGCCGCGCGTGGTGTCGAGCTTCTTGCCGCCGCCGAGGTCGGCGTAGCCGTCCTGGATGTGGAGATCGGAGTGGCAGAGGCCGCAGCGCTCGATGCGCACCAGAACTTCGCGGCCTTGCGGCTTCGGCGTGTCGACGATGGTCTCGCACAAGGGCGCGTCGAACTTGACCAGGGACTGCCTGCGCATCAGCGCCATATTCCTTCCTCCGAAATTCCTGTTATTCAGCCTGCTTTCGTATATCCGCCAATTCGCAGGCCATGGCAACAAAGCCGGAAATCGGAATGGTCTCGGCGCGCCGCGTCGCATCGACGCCGGCCGCTTGCGTGAGCCGCGCGGGATCGGCGCCGAGCGATTTCAGGCTTTGCCGCAGCATCTTGCGGCGCTGGCCGAACGCTGCGGCTGCGACCTGCTCGAGCAGTCTGCGATCGCACGGCAAAGGTTCTGCACGCGGTGTGAGGCGCACGACGGAGGAGGTGACCTTCGGCGGCGGCACGAAGGCGGACGGCGCGATGTCGAACAGGATCTTGGTCTCGCAGCGCCAATTGGCGAGGACGCCGAGACGGCCATAGGCCTCCTCGTCCTCGCGCGCGACGATGCGCTCGCCGACCTCGCGCTGGAACATCAGCACCATCATCTCGTACCAGGGCGCCCAGGGCTCGATCGTGAGCCAGTTGATGAGGAGCTGGGTCGCGATGTTGTAGGGCAGGTTGGCGACGATCTTTGCGCGTTCGCCATCGAGCAGCGGGCGCGGGTCGAAGGTCATGGCATCGCCGTGCACGATCTCGAGCCGGCCGGGGTAGCGCGCGGAGATATCCTGCAAGGCCGGGATCGCGCGCTCGTCATGCTCGATGGCGATGACGCGCTGCGCGCCGAGCGCGAGCAAGGCCCGCGTCAGCCCGCCCGGGCCAGGGCCGATCTCGACGACGGTGGAGTCTTCGAGCGGCGCCGCGGCGCGCGCGATGCGCGCGGTCAGATTGAGGTCGAGCAGGAAGTTTTGCCCCAGCGATTTCCGGGCCGACAGCGCGTGCTGGCGGATGACCTCGCGCAGCGGCGGGAGGTCGTCGATCGCGCTCATCAGAGCGTCGCTGCCGCCATGCGGCTCGCCAGGCGAAGCGCCGCGATCAGGCTGGCCGGATTGGCCTTGCCGGTGCCGGCGATGTCGAAGGCAGTGCCGTGATCGGGCGAGGTGCGGATGAAGGGCAGACCGAGCGTGACGTTGACGGCGTCGTCGAACGCCACCGTCTTGATCGGGATCAGCGCCTGGTCGTGATACATGCAGACTGCGCAGTCATAGGTGTTGCGCGCGGCTTCGTGGAACATGGTGTCGGCGGGCAGCGGGCCCCTGGCCTCGATGCCGTCGTTGCGCAGCAGCTTCAGCGCCGGCGCGATGATGGTCTGCTCCTCATGGCCAAGCGAGCCGTCCTCGCCGGCGTGCGGATTGAGGCCGGAAACCGCGATGCGCGGCTTCGTGATGCCGAAGCGGGATTGGAGCTCGGCCGCGACGATGCGGACAGTCGAGACGATCAGCTCGCTCGTGAGCTGGGCCAGCGCCTCGCGCACCGAGACGTGGATGGTCACGGGCACCACGGCGAGCCGCGGCGACCACAGCATCATCACCGGCTGCGGCACGCGGCCGTCCACGGCTGCGAACTCGGCAAGGTATTCGGTGTGGCCGGGATGGCGGAAGCCCGCGCGATAGAGCACGCTCTTGGCGATCGGATTGGTGACGACGGCGGCGGCGCGTCCCTCGCGAACGTCGGCGACCGCCTGGCGGATCGAGGCGAGCGCAGCCGGCGCGCTTGATGCGTCGGGCTTGCCGGGCTCGGCGGTGGCGCGCTCGCCGGTGGCGACCACGGGAAGGGCGTCGGCAAAGGCAGCCGCAGCCTCGCCGGCACCCACCGCGGCGATCCTTACGTCGGCACCGAGCGCCTTGGCGCGCCGCGCGATCAGCGCCTCGTCGCCGAGCAGATAGAAGGCGGGCAGGTCCAGCTCGCGGCGTCTGAGCCAAGCCGCGATGGTGATGTCGGGACCGATGCCGGCAGGCTCTCCCAGGGTCAGGGCGAGGGGCCTTGCCGGGCGCTCTGAGGAAGGCTCGGCCATCAGCGGTTGCGATATTCGATCATCGCCGCCTTGCGGAGCTCGTCGAGATACGCCTTCTGGGTCCTCTCGTACTTCTCCTGATACATCTTCTCGCGGACCTCACGCTTCTTCGGCGTGTCGATCATGGTCGGCTTGCGCGAGCACAGCACCACCATCTCGATGCCGTTCTTGGTCATCTCGGGCGCGGTCAGGCGCCCGATCGGCGTGTCGTCGAGCACCTTGCGCAGCGGCTCGGGCAGTTCCGCCGTGGTCTTGGTCACGGTGTCGCGGATGGTGGCATTCGGTGTCGAGCGGAACAGCGAATTGGCTTCCTCGCAGCTTGCGACGCGCGAGCGATAGGTCTCGGCTTCCTTTTTGCGTGTTTCCAGGAATGCCGGAGACGAGCCGCGCGGCACGATCAGAACGATCGGCTGCATCTTGTATTCGGTGCCCTCGATCTGGAGCTTCTCGCCGGTCTGGGCCTGGACGGCCTGCGCGACGTCGCGCTCGCCGACCATCAGCTTCTCCTTGTAGCGGCCGCGCACGAGGCTGGTCCAGACCATCTCGGACTTCATGCGGGCCTTCAGCGTCTCGGGGCGCACGCCCTTGGATTCGAGCGACTTGGTGAGCTGCTCCGGCGTGATGCGCATGCGCTGCGCCATGCCTTCGTAGGACTGGTTGATGTCGGAGACGCCGGGATCGACTCCGTACTTCTTGCCCTCCTTCATCTTCACCTTGTCGTCGATCAGCTCGTTGATCACCTGCTCCCGCGTCGGGACCTTCTGGGTCGTCAGCTGATCGAGCTTGGAGCGCTGATCGATGTCGAAATCGGTGATGGGTTCGCCGTTGACCATGAGCACGATGTTCTGTGCGCGCGACGGCGAGGGCAGGCCGGTCATGATCAGTCCGACGCCGAGGGCGAGCAGGAGGCGGAACACAGGCAATGGGATCGTCATGATTTTCGCTCGCATGTCAGCCACGTTGCCTGCGATCGGGGCCGCGCGGCCGGCAATTCAAACCGCTCACTGGAGGCCAGCGGAACCGCTGCTCGTCGACGAGGTCGCCAGCGTGCGCAGGCCGATCTGGAACATGAACGCATGGCTCAGCACGGGCGGGGCGGTGCCCGCCGAATAGCTATACGAAGTTACATAGTTCGCTGCCAGCACGAAGCAATCGTCGACATAGCCCGCTCCGACCACATATTGGTTGATCTTGTTGGCTTCGAGATCCCAGCGCGCCGAGCCCTGCAGCACCCAATTGGCGGCGACCTTGATCGAGCCCGAGGTCAGGATGCCCTCGCGGCGGGTGAGATAGCCGAGTTCCGGCTGCGGCGCGTAGTTGCCGTACAGCACGGCGACCGACCAGCGATCGAAATTGGCGCGGCCTTCCGCCTCGAAGCGCTGCACGTTCCAGGTCTGCTCGTCCATGCGGGAGCGGACGCTGAACGTGTAGGTGCGGTTGGGCGAATAGCTGGCGCTCGCGACGTAATCGGAGCGCGGCTTGTCGAGGCCGGAATCGATGCCGGTGTTGATGCTGTCCCGGACCGCGAAGGAGTTCATGCCGAACAGCTGGTAGGACTGGCCGAACAGCACTTTCACGGCGCCGCCCTTGTCGAACTGCGTGGTGGATTGCACGCCGACATTGGCGCGGCCGCCACCCTCGACGCGATCGTAGCCGGAGAACTTGTCGACGCTGAACAGGTTCGAGGCGTCGAACACCATGCTCTGGGCGTCCTCGTTCGGCAACTTGCCGGCATAGGTCTCGTTCGGCCGGATGATGATCTGCGCGATCGGTTCGACCGTGGTCGAGCCCCAGGGCTGGATGTTGATGAAGGGATAGCGGTATTCCAGGCCCACGGTCGGCATCAGGCGGAACGCCTGGGTGTCGCCGACGGGCAGGTAGTTCGACACGCCCGGCTGGTTGGAGATCGAGGAATTGATCGCGTCGCCGCGCAGGCTGGCAAATGGCGTCCAGATCTGGCCGAACGGGTCGGTGAAGGATTTGCGCCACTGTGCTTCCGCGGTGAAGCGGGTGTAGGTGCCGGGGAAGCCGCGCAGCAGGCACTGCGAGGGCGTCCGGGCCAGCGGATCGGCCGACGCGGTCGCGCACAGGCTGTTGGTGTTGGCGATCGTCGTGATCGGATCGAACACCGCCTCGTCACGCGACAGGTTGATGAAATTGGTCTTGTAGCTGAACTCGCCGCCGAAGACGGGATAGTTCAGCACGTTCGAGTAGTCGATCACCGGATGGACGATCGGCACCTGGCTCTGGTTGCCCGAATAGCTCAGCCAGTACATCGTGCGCGCATCGAAGAAGCTGCGATTGCCGACGCCGGTGAGATAGAGCTGCGACAGCGCTTCCGTCGGCAGCAGCAGGAACGAGCCGAGCGGATCGCGGTACTGGTAGAGGCGGTAGTCCGAGAAGAAATAATAGTCGGACATCAGGACGCCGTCCCAGCCCCAGACCCATTTGTCGTTCAGCGCGAACTGACCCTTGGTGTCGATGGCGCCGCGGAAGTCGCGGTCGCCGGGCTGCCCGGCAAACGCTCCGGGATCGAGCTGGTTGATGCCGTAAGCGCGGATCTGGTAGGCGCCGTCGATCAGGCGCTGGCGGAATTCGCCCTGCAGCATCACGCCCTGCCGCGTCATGAAGCGGGGGGTGATGGTCGCATCCATGTCGGGCGCGATCGCCCAGTAATACGGAACTTCGGCGCCGAAGCCGGTGTTCGTCGTGCCCGGGAAATAGCCCGGCATCAAGAAGCCGGACTTGCGCTTCACGGTCGGGTCGGGCGTCGAGAAATAGGGCATGTAGGCGAGCGGCACGCCGAAGAATTCGAGCTGTGCCGTCTCGAAATACAGCATCTTCTCCTGCTGGTCGTGGATGATGCGCGCACCCTTGACCTGCCACAGCGGCGGCTTCTTCGGATCGTCCTTACACGGCGCGCAGGCCGTGTAGACGCCGTTCTCGAACACCGTGTAATTGCCGCTGGAGCGGTCGGCGCGGCTGGCGGCCATGCGGGTCTGGTCGGCGGTGTCCACGCGCAGCGAATCGACGAAACCGTCGCGGTAATCGTCGGAGAGATCCATGATCTCGGCATAGGTGATCTTGCCGTCGGCATCCGTCATGCGGATGTTGCCTTCGGCATGGAGCCGCTTGGTCTTCTGGTCGTAGATGACCCGGTCGGCCTCGACACTGGTGCCGTTGTAGAACAGCTGGACGTTCCCGACCGCCGAGACGCGCGAGTTGTTGTAGTCGTAATCGACCTCGGTCGCCTGCACCAGCATCTGGTTGTCGTGGGGTGCAGGCGCCGGCTTCGGGCGCGGCGGCAGCGGATTGTAGGTGAAGGTCTGGGCGGAGGCCGGCGCCACGGCGGCGACGTCGATCAACCCGCCGAGCGAGGCGGCGGTGACGACGGCGAGCAGCAGCCTTCGGACGGACAAGCCGCACCCGTTCGGGCACACCGATGTGCGCCGCGTCGAACGAGACACGAGCCCTCGGTGGACGGCAGTCACTATCCGTCCTCCTGATAGAGCAAGGCCAAAAAGCCGGTGAGGCCGCCCACCACAACGGGCAACCACGCCGCAGCGATCGGATGCATCAACTCAGCCTTGCTCAAGTCCTCAGTTACTTTCGACAGAACGTAGAGCAGAAAGCCTGCGCCCACGCCACTCAAAACCATCTTCTGCACGCCGCCCATCCGGAAGAAGCGCAGCGACACGGAAGCCGCCAACATCACCATGGCTGCCAGCAAAAACGGCTGGGCCAGAAGCTTCTGATACTGGAGTCGGTAGCCTGCTGTCGCGAAGCCCGAGCTTTCGGAGGAGCGGATGTAGCTCGGTAGTTGCCAAAAGGACACAGTCTCCGGTGTGGAAAAGCTGTTGCGGACCTGCGCCTCGGTCAGCGTCGTCGGAATGTCGAGGGT
This genomic stretch from Bradyrhizobium daqingense harbors:
- a CDS encoding low affinity iron permease family protein, which produces MSPPKSRGWLTEIGVATSRPAAFAIFLVYGIAWITVGNGLEWHSFATLATWGMTLVIQRAEHRDTQAIHAKLDELLKVAGREHVMKVDDEDAEEVESRREEIRRTG
- a CDS encoding Crp/Fnr family transcriptional regulator, whose product is MPHPKFIARLQAIEGLSEDERRQIAGLPSTLRPVADGEIVLRQGEDASRCVFVVSGFLYQARIVGDRSQILAFHVPGDMPCLHTLLVSPMDADLVSLGSSIVGYVAHGQLRQLLDGSIHLTRAFWRETLIDAAISRQWIARLGAQAALPKVAHLICELAARLEVVGLVTDGCFQMPMTQRNVADACGLSIVHVNRTIQELRHRGLIAWEGSEIELLQPDELRTLADFRPDYLS
- a CDS encoding Crp/Fnr family transcriptional regulator, which codes for MEKVHDVLIRNLCEHTALADDDIAAIKALTFALRDLEPNEDFIRQGDEPEHSVLVVSGTVARYHLLGSGRRQYLAFHFTGDLPDAQGLFIDEMDHGLSALGPASVAFIPHRELFAAFRRRPTFGMAVWRETLLDAAIFREAITNNSARPMQMRMAHLFCELFYRARAAQLVRGNRCRMPISLAQLGETLGMAIATVNRTLAELRRSGAMDLRDGELIVLKWRELQRLGDFSPAYLHLKRQSPPP
- a CDS encoding alcohol dehydrogenase; its protein translation is MALMRRQSLVKFDAPLCETIVDTPKPQGREVLVRIERCGLCHSDLHIQDGYADLGGGKKLDTTRGMTLPFTLGHEIAGVVDEVGPDVEAGLVGTKRAVFPWIGCGQCRDCQNGDENLCVKQRFLGVSIDGGFATHVLVPDAKYLLDYDPLPVNQAATLMCSGVTAYGALKRLVDRPRQRNLLLIGLGGVGMMGLSFAQAMFKQPITVADLSPAARDTALKNGAAVAYDPAEQDVIKRILKETEGGFDEIVDFAGNEKSMAFAVAVAARGGKIVVSGLMGGQFTLPMVQWVYKRMTVEGFMVGTLAEAHELMALARAGKIKPTPIREEPMGDVQKWIDELRAGKVVGRIVLKN
- the rsmA gene encoding 16S rRNA (adenine(1518)-N(6)/adenine(1519)-N(6))-dimethyltransferase RsmA; this translates as MSAIDDLPPLREVIRQHALSARKSLGQNFLLDLNLTARIARAAAPLEDSTVVEIGPGPGGLTRALLALGAQRVIAIEHDERAIPALQDISARYPGRLEIVHGDAMTFDPRPLLDGERAKIVANLPYNIATQLLINWLTIEPWAPWYEMMVLMFQREVGERIVAREDEEAYGRLGVLANWRCETKILFDIAPSAFVPPPKVTSSVVRLTPRAEPLPCDRRLLEQVAAAAFGQRRKMLRQSLKSLGADPARLTQAAGVDATRRAETIPISGFVAMACELADIRKQAE
- the pdxA gene encoding 4-hydroxythreonine-4-phosphate dehydrogenase PdxA is translated as MAEPSSERPARPLALTLGEPAGIGPDITIAAWLRRRELDLPAFYLLGDEALIARRAKALGADVRIAAVGAGEAAAAFADALPVVATGERATAEPGKPDASSAPAALASIRQAVADVREGRAAAVVTNPIAKSVLYRAGFRHPGHTEYLAEFAAVDGRVPQPVMMLWSPRLAVVPVTIHVSVREALAQLTSELIVSTVRIVAAELQSRFGITKPRIAVSGLNPHAGEDGSLGHEEQTIIAPALKLLRNDGIEARGPLPADTMFHEAARNTYDCAVCMYHDQALIPIKTVAFDDAVNVTLGLPFIRTSPDHGTAFDIAGTGKANPASLIAALRLASRMAAATL
- a CDS encoding SurA N-terminal domain-containing protein, with the translated sequence MTIPLPVFRLLLALGVGLIMTGLPSPSRAQNIVLMVNGEPITDFDIDQRSKLDQLTTQKVPTREQVINELIDDKVKMKEGKKYGVDPGVSDINQSYEGMAQRMRITPEQLTKSLESKGVRPETLKARMKSEMVWTSLVRGRYKEKLMVGERDVAQAVQAQTGEKLQIEGTEYKMQPIVLIVPRGSSPAFLETRKKEAETYRSRVASCEEANSLFRSTPNATIRDTVTKTTAELPEPLRKVLDDTPIGRLTAPEMTKNGIEMVVLCSRKPTMIDTPKKREVREKMYQEKYERTQKAYLDELRKAAMIEYRNR
- a CDS encoding LPS-assembly protein LptD, with the protein product MTAVHRGLVSRSTRRTSVCPNGCGLSVRRLLLAVVTAASLGGLIDVAAVAPASAQTFTYNPLPPRPKPAPAPHDNQMLVQATEVDYDYNNSRVSAVGNVQLFYNGTSVEADRVIYDQKTKRLHAEGNIRMTDADGKITYAEIMDLSDDYRDGFVDSLRVDTADQTRMAASRADRSSGNYTVFENGVYTACAPCKDDPKKPPLWQVKGARIIHDQQEKMLYFETAQLEFFGVPLAYMPYFSTPDPTVKRKSGFLMPGYFPGTTNTGFGAEVPYYWAIAPDMDATITPRFMTRQGVMLQGEFRQRLIDGAYQIRAYGINQLDPGAFAGQPGDRDFRGAIDTKGQFALNDKWVWGWDGVLMSDYYFFSDYRLYQYRDPLGSFLLLPTEALSQLYLTGVGNRSFFDARTMYWLSYSGNQSQVPIVHPVIDYSNVLNYPVFGGEFSYKTNFINLSRDEAVFDPITTIANTNSLCATASADPLARTPSQCLLRGFPGTYTRFTAEAQWRKSFTDPFGQIWTPFASLRGDAINSSISNQPGVSNYLPVGDTQAFRLMPTVGLEYRYPFINIQPWGSTTVEPIAQIIIRPNETYAGKLPNEDAQSMVFDASNLFSVDKFSGYDRVEGGGRANVGVQSTTQFDKGGAVKVLFGQSYQLFGMNSFAVRDSINTGIDSGLDKPRSDYVASASYSPNRTYTFSVRSRMDEQTWNVQRFEAEGRANFDRWSVAVLYGNYAPQPELGYLTRREGILTSGSIKVAANWVLQGSARWDLEANKINQYVVGAGYVDDCFVLAANYVTSYSYSAGTAPPVLSHAFMFQIGLRTLATSSTSSGSAGLQ